From the genome of Syntrophorhabdales bacterium:
AAAGGGTTCAAGGCCTACACTGAAACAAGAGATCCCCAAGAGGTTCTTAATGATCTGAACCAGTACCTCTCGATCGCAACCGGCCCGATCATAGACTTCGGCGGCTACATAGATAAATTCATAGGCGATGCGGTGATCGCTGTTTTTGGGAATACGCCCGTCTGGCTTGATCATAGCGAAAGGGCGGTCAGCGCAGCCGTTGCGGTGCAGGAGGCTCTGCAGCAGGCAGCCGGTAATGGCAACCCTCTTCTCTCAAAAGTTGGGATCGGGATAAGCTCGGGGGTGGTACTCTCCGGAAATATCGGCCCCGAAGAAAAAAAGACTCTCACCTTTATCGGTGAAAGCTTTAAGGTCGCGTATTCACTCAACGTAATGGCGGGCCCCGGAGAGATCATCATGAGCCGGGATGTTTACGAGTCGGTGGAACAGAAGGTATCCGTTGAGCCCATAGCACCCAGAGAAATGGCCCAGAGAACAGAGCCCTGGGAAAATTTCCGCCTCATCAAATTGATCGATAGGAAAGACTATAACTTGGTAATTTCCCACTAGGTCGCAGCCCTTCCACCTTCAAACGTTCATGATTGCTTCATTGCGCATACTAGCCGCTGCACTGCTTATTGCAGGATGCGCTCTGACTCACCAGCTTCCGCAGCCGCAACAGCAGCCGACCGCAGAACCTGCGATTCCCATCCAGGCAGACACTTCCAGGGTATTCCATGAATTCGCGGCTGTAATAGTTCAGCCGAAAGATTCACTCTCTTCACTTGCAGCAAGATACCTGGGCGATTCCTCGAAGGACTGGATCATCTCTGAGTTTAATGGTGTTACCTCTGTGAAGCCGGGACAGCCCATTGTCATCCCATTGGTTCCTCTCGGAAAAGGAGGAGTAACGCCCGAAGGGTATCAAACCGTTTCAGTACTTTCCTATCACAAGTTTTCAAGAGACAAGGTCGATCTTACAACTGTCAGTGAAAAGGCGTTTGATGATCAGATGCGTTTTCTGAAACGAAACGGGTATCGCGTCATCACGATGGATCAGTTCTT
Proteins encoded in this window:
- a CDS encoding adenylate/guanylate cyclase domain-containing protein, which gives rise to FFLWIPLKRELTREEQTPQPAESEPPTNETVEKTTPLSLIDSTEGEEIELLNQYTEGIKRTQVTVLFAGIKGFKAYTETRDPQEVLNDLNQYLSIATGPIIDFGGYIDKFIGDAVIAVFGNTPVWLDHSERAVSAAVAVQEALQQAAGNGNPLLSKVGIGISSGVVLSGNIGPEEKKTLTFIGESFKVAYSLNVMAGPGEIIMSRDVYESVEQKVSVEPIAPREMAQRTEPWENFRLIKLIDRKDYNLVISH